One Choristoneura fumiferana chromosome 25, NRCan_CFum_1, whole genome shotgun sequence genomic region harbors:
- the LOC141442177 gene encoding LOW QUALITY PROTEIN: homeobox protein Hmx-like (The sequence of the model RefSeq protein was modified relative to this genomic sequence to represent the inferred CDS: inserted 1 base in 1 codon) produces MDSPLSSHDERDIEVNVVSGASSPDISPSRSQKSPFYELKKDKEEKATGSAPYTSFSISSILNRTEPRRESNVLEAALAANHFGTNDAMLSRLGLISQWSALSARYGSLVPSWYWRPHERSPPREDSITNEEGSAGGSPRPRSLPRASTPPSPSRSXPRSPRHHPALYPQQPDPQDSDPDVDESDDFDKDSEKRDPNANLGKRKKKTRTVFSRSQVFQLESTFDMKRYLSSSERAGLAASLHLTETQVKIWFQNRRNKWKRQLAAELEAANMAHAAQRLVRVPILYHESRPSTMPHTPLPMHPQFSNESVYFPPQAPQQLQPLPASPVTSRAPLSSLV; encoded by the exons ATGGATTCCCCTCTGTCCTCGCATGACGAGCGCGACATCGAAGTCAACGTGGTCTCCGGCGCCTCCAGCCCCGACATATCTCCTTCTAGAAGCCAGAAGAGCCCGTTCTACGAGCTAAAGAAGGACAAAGAAGAGAAGGCGACAGGCAGCGCACCGTACACCAGCTTCTCAATTAGCTCTATCTTGAATAGAACGGAGCCAAGAAGGGAGAGCAATGTGCTAGAGGCGGCGTTAGCTGCTAACCATTTTGGAACCAACGATGCTATGCTATCGAG GTTGGGCCTGATATCACAATGGAGCGCCCTGTCGGCCCGGTACGGAAGCCTGGTGCCCTCCTGGTACTGGCGGCCCCACGAGCGGTCGCCCCCGAGAG AGGACTCTATCACCAATGAAGAAGGCTCAGCGGGTGGCtccccgcgcccgcgcagcctCCCTCGGGCGTCCACTCCCCCCTCGCCGTCACGCT TCCCCCGCTCCCCGCGCCACCACCCCGCCCTCTACCCGCAACAACCAGACCCCCAAGACTCCGACCCCGACGTCGACGAAAGCGACGACTTCGACAAGGACTCAGAAAAACGCGACCCTAACGCGAACCTAGGAAAGAGAAAGAAGAAAACACGCACTGTCTTCTCGCGGTCCCAAGTGTTCCAACTAGAGTCGACGTTCGATATGAAACGGTACTTGAGTAGTTCGGAACGCGCTGGCTTGGCAGCGAGCTTACATTTGACAGAAACCCAGGTGAAGATTTGGTTTCAGAACAGACGCAACAAATGGAAGAGACAGTTGGCTGCGGAATTGGAAGCGGCTAATATGGCTCACGCCGCGCAGCGGTTGGTACGCGTTCCGATACTCTACCACGAGTCGCGTCCAAGCACTATGCCGCATACACCTTTGCCCATGCACCCGCAGTTTTCGAACGAGAGTGTTTATTTCCCCCCTCAAGCGCCGCAGCAGCTGCAGCCGCTGCCAGCGTCGCCGGTGACCTCGCGGGCGCCGCTTAGCAGTCTAGTGTAG